A DNA window from Bradyrhizobium sp. CCBAU 53421 contains the following coding sequences:
- a CDS encoding ATP-binding cassette domain-containing protein, whose amino-acid sequence MTQRLPLIIFALLMAVIPLVPGIPPFWIVLLDNIGLAALVAMGLVLLTGVGGLTSFGQAAFCGFGAYTTAVLTIAYGVSPWLTLPASLLVSGVAAVLLGLVTVRLSGHYLPLGTIAWGIGLFYLFSKLEFLGRNDGISGIPPLSIGSFRMLSPDTIYYAIWVAALLSALLTMNLLDSRTGRAIRALRRGHIAAEAFGVQTPRAKLLVFIYAAVLAGLSGWLYAHFQRAANPTPFGAQAGIEYLFIAVVGGAGYVWGGVLGAGIVVILKEVLQSYLPYIFGGQSQLETIVFGIMLVLLLQLAPQGVWPWLMSRLPFKPTRKTPDTSVKLEHRERAPGTSPVLLHIDKARKQFGGVLAVNDVSFDVNAREIVALIGPNGAGKSTTFNLITGVLAATSGKIAVHGKEVANAPPQEVVKLGVSRTFQHVKLVPDMTVLENVAIGAHLRGNSGAISSMLRLDRTDEAKLLAEAARQIARVGLSDQIDQLAGSLSLGQQRIVEIARALCVDPMLLLLDEPAAGLRHMEKQRLAALLRQLRDGGMSVLLVEHDMGFVMDLADRIVVLDFGTKIAEGTPAAIKRNPDVIKAYLGAAA is encoded by the coding sequence ATGACGCAGCGACTTCCTCTCATCATCTTCGCGCTCCTGATGGCGGTGATCCCGCTTGTCCCGGGCATCCCGCCGTTCTGGATCGTGCTGCTCGACAATATCGGCCTCGCCGCGCTGGTCGCGATGGGGCTGGTGCTGCTCACCGGCGTCGGCGGCCTCACCTCGTTCGGCCAGGCCGCGTTCTGCGGCTTCGGCGCCTACACCACGGCGGTGCTGACTATCGCCTATGGCGTCTCGCCGTGGTTGACGCTGCCGGCTTCGCTTTTGGTCAGCGGCGTCGCGGCCGTGCTGCTCGGCCTCGTCACGGTGCGGCTGTCCGGCCACTATCTGCCGCTCGGCACCATCGCCTGGGGCATCGGCCTGTTCTATCTGTTCAGCAAGCTCGAATTTCTCGGCCGCAACGACGGCATTTCCGGCATTCCGCCGCTCTCGATCGGTTCGTTCAGGATGCTGAGCCCGGACACGATCTATTATGCGATCTGGGTCGCGGCGCTGCTGTCGGCGCTACTCACCATGAACCTCTTGGATTCTCGCACCGGGCGCGCCATCCGCGCGTTGCGGCGCGGGCATATCGCGGCCGAGGCATTCGGTGTGCAGACGCCGCGCGCCAAGCTGTTGGTCTTCATCTATGCCGCGGTGCTGGCCGGCCTGTCCGGCTGGCTCTACGCGCATTTCCAGCGCGCCGCCAATCCGACGCCGTTCGGCGCGCAGGCCGGCATCGAGTATCTGTTCATCGCCGTGGTCGGTGGTGCCGGTTACGTCTGGGGCGGCGTGCTCGGCGCCGGCATTGTCGTGATCCTGAAAGAGGTGCTGCAGAGCTACCTGCCCTACATCTTCGGCGGCCAGAGCCAGCTCGAGACCATCGTGTTCGGCATCATGCTGGTGCTGCTGTTGCAGCTCGCGCCGCAGGGCGTCTGGCCCTGGCTGATGTCGCGGCTGCCGTTCAAGCCCACCCGCAAGACGCCGGACACATCGGTGAAGCTGGAACACCGCGAGCGAGCGCCCGGAACGTCTCCGGTGCTGCTGCATATCGACAAGGCGCGCAAGCAGTTCGGCGGCGTGCTCGCGGTGAACGACGTCTCGTTCGACGTCAACGCCCGCGAGATCGTCGCGCTGATCGGCCCGAACGGCGCCGGCAAGAGCACGACCTTCAACCTGATCACCGGCGTCCTGGCTGCAACCAGCGGCAAGATCGCCGTCCACGGCAAGGAGGTCGCGAACGCGCCGCCGCAAGAAGTGGTCAAGCTCGGCGTCAGCAGGACCTTCCAGCATGTCAAGCTGGTGCCCGACATGACCGTGCTGGAAAACGTCGCGATCGGCGCGCATCTGCGCGGCAATTCCGGGGCGATCTCCAGCATGCTGCGGCTCGACCGCACCGACGAGGCAAAGCTGCTGGCGGAAGCCGCGCGGCAGATCGCGCGCGTCGGCCTGTCCGACCAGATCGACCAGCTCGCGGGCTCGCTGTCGCTCGGGCAGCAGCGCATCGTCGAGATTGCGCGTGCGCTGTGCGTCGACCCGATGCTGCTGCTGCTGGACGAACCGGCCGCCGGCCTGCGCCACATGGAGAAGCAGCGGCTGGCCGCGCTGCTCCGGCAGTTGCGCGACGGCGGCATGTCGGTGCTGCTGGTCGAGCACGACATGGGGTTCGTGATGGATCTCGCCGACCGCATCGTCGTGCTGGATTTCGGTACCAAGATCGCCGAGGGCACGCCGGCCGCGATCAAGCGCAACCCCGACGTGATCAAGGCCTATCTCGGAGCCGCCGCATGA
- a CDS encoding branched-chain amino acid ABC transporter permease: MNTTIMLFLLQDGITNGAIYALLGLALVLVFAVTRVILIPQGEFVTYGALSYAMLATGQVPGTVRLAVAMGLVAFALDLFFARKALHARLVMRSVALNIVFPFALLGLVYALVGPHTPIAVNIALALLIVAAIGLFLYRIAFQPIAHTSVLVLLIASVGCHLALQGLGLVFFGAEGLRGPALSSAAVTAGPLRFTGQSLAVYALTVGFIVALWLFFGYTKTGKALRATAVNRLGARLVGIRTTLSGQIAFLLASVIGAISGILIVPITTLYYDTGFLIGLKGFIAAIIGGLVSYPLTAVAAILVGIVEAFSSFYASNFKEVIVFTLILPVLVLRSLAAPQVEEEKD, translated from the coding sequence TTGAACACAACGATCATGCTGTTCCTGCTGCAGGACGGCATCACCAATGGCGCGATCTACGCACTGCTCGGGCTGGCCCTGGTGCTGGTGTTCGCGGTGACGCGGGTGATCCTGATCCCGCAGGGCGAATTCGTCACCTACGGCGCGCTGAGCTACGCCATGCTGGCGACCGGGCAGGTGCCCGGCACGGTGCGCCTCGCGGTCGCGATGGGTCTCGTTGCATTCGCGCTCGACCTGTTCTTCGCCCGCAAGGCGCTGCATGCCCGGCTGGTGATGCGCTCCGTCGCGCTCAACATCGTGTTTCCCTTCGCGCTGCTCGGCCTCGTCTATGCGCTGGTCGGCCCCCATACGCCGATCGCCGTCAACATCGCGCTGGCGCTTCTGATCGTGGCGGCGATCGGGCTGTTCCTCTACCGCATCGCGTTCCAGCCGATCGCGCACACCTCCGTGCTGGTGCTGCTGATCGCCTCGGTCGGCTGCCATCTGGCGCTGCAAGGGCTCGGCCTGGTGTTCTTCGGCGCCGAGGGCCTGCGCGGCCCGGCGCTGTCGAGCGCCGCGGTGACCGCAGGTCCGCTGCGCTTCACCGGCCAGAGCCTTGCCGTGTACGCCCTGACGGTCGGCTTCATCGTCGCGCTGTGGCTGTTCTTCGGCTACACCAAGACCGGCAAGGCACTGCGCGCCACCGCGGTCAATCGCCTCGGTGCCCGCCTGGTCGGCATCCGCACCACGCTGTCGGGCCAGATCGCCTTCCTGCTCGCTTCCGTGATCGGCGCGATTTCCGGCATCCTGATCGTGCCGATCACGACGCTCTATTACGACACCGGCTTCCTGATCGGCCTGAAGGGTTTCATCGCCGCCATCATCGGCGGTCTGGTCAGCTATCCCCTGACCGCGGTCGCGGCCATCCTGGTCGGCATCGTCGAGGCCTTCTCGTCGTTCTACGCCAGCAATTTCAAGGAAGTCATCGTGTTCACGCTGATCCTTCCCGTCCTGGTGCTGCGCTCGCTCGCAGCGCCCCAGGTCGAAGAAGAGAAGGATTGA
- a CDS encoding MarR family winged helix-turn-helix transcriptional regulator, with protein sequence MTVSKTAADAVRSPRAQRREPVDPAGDDSMLQLGELSGLLGYSLKRAQLKVFEDFLRCVAPLQLTPAQFSVLLLLDKNPGRNQTEIANTLGILRPNFVAMLDALESRDLCARMRSTNDRRSHILVLTDRGRAVLARAKKLVANKHEARLIEVLGPANHAALLEMLAKLAQEF encoded by the coding sequence ATGACTGTTTCCAAGACCGCCGCCGATGCCGTCCGTTCGCCGCGTGCCCAGCGCAGGGAACCGGTCGATCCTGCCGGGGACGACAGCATGCTGCAACTGGGCGAACTGTCCGGACTGCTCGGCTATTCGCTGAAGCGTGCGCAGCTCAAGGTGTTCGAGGACTTCCTGCGCTGCGTCGCGCCGCTGCAGCTGACGCCGGCGCAGTTCTCGGTGCTGCTGCTGCTCGACAAGAATCCGGGCCGCAACCAGACCGAGATCGCCAATACGCTCGGCATCCTCAGGCCGAATTTCGTCGCGATGCTCGACGCGCTGGAGAGCCGCGACCTTTGCGCGCGGATGCGTTCCACCAACGACCGCCGCTCCCACATCCTGGTCCTGACCGACAGGGGCCGCGCCGTGCTGGCGCGCGCCAAGAAGCTGGTCGCCAACAAGCACGAGGCGCGGCTGATCGAGGTGCTGGGCCCCGCCAACCACGCCGCGCTGCTGGAGATGCTGGCGAAGCTCGCGCAGGAGTTTTGA
- a CDS encoding adenosine-specific kinase produces MELTVVPIVKPDETNFIFGQSHFIKTVEDLHEALVGAVPRIRFGLAFCEASGKRLVRCSGNDDASLALARDNALVIGAGHTFLIFLGDGFFPVNVLPAVRAVPEVCRIYCSTANPTQVIVAQTDLGRGVLGVVDGASPLGVETDADIAWRKDLLRNIGYKL; encoded by the coding sequence ATGGAACTCACCGTGGTACCCATCGTCAAGCCGGACGAGACCAACTTCATCTTCGGCCAGTCGCATTTCATCAAGACCGTGGAAGACCTTCACGAAGCGCTGGTGGGCGCGGTCCCGCGCATCCGCTTCGGGTTGGCTTTCTGCGAAGCTTCCGGCAAGCGGTTGGTGCGCTGCTCCGGTAACGACGACGCCTCGCTCGCCCTGGCACGCGACAACGCATTGGTGATCGGCGCCGGTCACACCTTCCTGATTTTCCTCGGCGACGGGTTCTTTCCCGTCAACGTGCTGCCGGCGGTGCGCGCAGTGCCGGAGGTCTGCCGCATCTATTGCTCGACGGCCAATCCGACACAGGTGATCGTCGCGCAGACGGATCTCGGGCGCGGCGTGCTCGGCGTGGTGGATGGCGCCTCGCCGCTGGGTGTCGAAACCGACGCCGACATTGCGTGGCGGAAGGATCTGCTGCGGAACATTGGCTACAAGCTTTAG